Part of the Psychrilyobacter piezotolerans genome, AACCATATAGAGTGTTGCCATCAAGAGCAGAGTACAGACTGACTCTGAGGTTTGACAATGCATTTATGAGGCTCCTTGATAAAGCTAAAGAGATTGGTATTGTTTCTGAGGATAAAATTAAATTTTTAGAGGAAGCGAAAGAGATTGTAGAATACGAAGTTGAAAGGATAAACCAGATAAGTATATCTATGAAACAGGCAAATGAAGTTTTAGCAAGTGTAGATGCTAAGGATAGATTTGGTAAAGGGGTAAAATTATCTGAATTATTAAAACAAAAAGAAGTTACCTATGATTCTTTGGGGTTAATTATAGATATTAAGGAGCTGCCGACATTCGTTAAAAATCAAATTGAAACTATAATCAAATATAATGTATTTATCGAGAGAGAAAAAACACAAATAGAAAAATTTAGAAGACTAGAAAGTATGAAAATACCAGAAGGATTTAAATTTGAAACTATACCAGGATTATCTAATATAGCCAGAGATGGGTTAGAACAGATAAAGCCGCTGTCTATCGGAGAAGCTACAAGGATAAGCGGGGTAACAGGAAATGATATAGCAGTACTTATTACAAATTTGGAGAATATGAAATAAAATTTTAGGTTTTTAATGTGTGCACCATCGCAAAAGTTCAGTTGTTAACAAATATGTATACAGACAAAAATAAAGATAAATTATATTTTTAATATTTACTAAAAAATATTGAATTATGATATAATTCATCTAGGAGATGAAGCTCTCCTTAGATTTAGGATCTAGAACTACTGAAAAAAGTTAATGGCTTCTACATCGATACAATTTTTGTATTGGTGTAGAAGTTTTTTTATTATATATTTTTAGGAGGAAAGTTATGTTAAATATTTTAGTTTCATTTTTAATTTTATTTATAGGTGGAGTAATAGTTGGAAAATTAGTAGAAAAATTACATTTTCCTAAATTAATAGGTATGATTGCATTTGGCTGTTTAGCCAATGTGTATTTAAAAATAATAGACCCCGTAGCTTTAGAATTTGGGGGAATTCTGAAAAACCTGGCTTTGGTCGTTGTATTACTGATAGCAGGTTTGGGGATTAGAAAAAAACAGATAAAAAAAGTTGGCAGAGCAGCAGTACTACTCAGCTTGATCCCTGTGTCGGTAGAAGGGTTGGCGGTTATGTTTTTATCTATAAAGGTCTTGGGGCTGCCAACGATACAAGCTGGGATATTGGGGTTTATAATAGCGGCAGTGAGCCCGGCGGTATTAGTTCCTGCCATGGTTGACCTGATAAAGAGAGGTTTAGGAGAAAAAAAAGCTATACCTCAAATGCTGCTTACAGGAGCCTCGGCAGACGATAGTGTGGCTATAGCTATGTTTACGTCTTTCATGGGAATGTATTTAGGTACCAGTGGCGGGATTTTAAAAAATTTAATTACTATCCCAATCTCTGCAGCAGTTGGCATAGTTATAGGAATTTTAGTAGCTGTAATGGCAGGGGAAATATCCAAAAAAATAAAATCTGAGATCTTTCAAACTATATTGGTAGGAGGGATGGCAGTAGGAATGAGGATAATTGAAACTACATATCATCTGAGGTACTTTAATTCTCTTTTAGGAATAATGGTTATAGGTTATGTAATAACTAACTATTATGAATGGCTGGGAAACAATATAATGGATGGATTGGGAAAGGCTTGGTCTGTTGGAGCAGTATTTTTATTTACATTGGTAGGAACTGCTATAGATCCTTCACTAGTAGGAAGTATATTTTATACAGGTAGTATGATAGTTTTTATTTCTCTTATAGTCAGATCAATGGGTGTTTTGATAGCTTTAATAGGTACAGATTTAAATCTGAAAGAAAGATTGTTCTGTGTGATAGCTTATCTGCCTAAAGCAACAGTTCAATCTGCTAAAGCCGGGATACCGCTTCAAATGGGAGTT contains:
- a CDS encoding cation:proton antiporter domain-containing protein, with protein sequence MLNILVSFLILFIGGVIVGKLVEKLHFPKLIGMIAFGCLANVYLKIIDPVALEFGGILKNLALVVVLLIAGLGIRKKQIKKVGRAAVLLSLIPVSVEGLAVMFLSIKVLGLPTIQAGILGFIIAAVSPAVLVPAMVDLIKRGLGEKKAIPQMLLTGASADDSVAIAMFTSFMGMYLGTSGGILKNLITIPISAAVGIVIGILVAVMAGEISKKIKSEIFQTILVGGMAVGMRIIETTYHLRYFNSLLGIMVIGYVITNYYEWLGNNIMDGLGKAWSVGAVFLFTLVGTAIDPSLVGSIFYTGSMIVFISLIVRSMGVLIALIGTDLNLKERLFCVIAYLPKATVQSAKAGIPLQMGVVGGELIQAMAILSVIITAPIGAIGIRLSADKLLEK